The region TCATCATGGATGTGGTGGATTTCAAGTCACGAATACTTGTGATCTTCTCCTGGTAACTTTTGAGTAAAAGCGTGTGCGTTCCAACCTCGACGATATCCCCGGCAACCAATTCAGCCCATTTCTGGACCGGCTCCTTGTTCACCCGCACCGGACCCCGCTTGGGTTTAATGACCAGTCGTTCCCCGCCGCCAAGTTGGCGGATTTCCGCCATGGCTTCGACTCCCCCGGAATCCAGGCTGATATCACTCCACAGCGTGTTGCCTACCGTGGTGGCTTCAAACACCAGCTCATGAGTGAGTTCGGTCTCGGATTCCTGCAGATAGAACACACGAATTTCCCTTTCCTCTGCTTGCGGATGGCCGCTCGCCAGGGTATCAATCTCCTCAAGAATTTTTAAATTGCTTTCCCGCGGGTCTGTTACTTTCAGGGCATTGCGCATCGATTGCAGAACCGCATCATCATCGAGCAATTCAGTGATCGACTGAAACAGCGCGACTTCCGGAACTTCCAGCTCTCTGCGTACCTCCGATGGGTTGACGACTTCATAGACAACGCGGCAGCCGCCGGACTTTTCGACTTCAATGGCGTTCAGGATCTGGTGGTCACCTGGAAGATCGCTTTTGGGGATAACAATCGACGGTAACCCCACGGTGGTGATCTCTTTAATGGTTCCCGCTCCGGCCCGGCATACCACCAGGTCGGCCACCGCGTAAATCTCATCGATATTATCAAAGTATTCACGAATGATCAGGCGGCCGGGAATTTCGATGGGGCAGCCGATGCGTTCAAGCCCGCGAATGGTGTCGTCGTAAGCCTTGTACTCCCGGGAATACCCCCTGCCGGTGGAAAGAATCACGGTCAGATCTCTCCTGGCTATCAACATGGGCATGAGTTCGATCATGGCCTGGTTAATGGTACGGGCTCCACCGCTGCCGCCGAATACAAATACCACCCGGTTGGTGTCCGGAATCAGCAACTTGCGCCGGATATCACCGACAGCTGATTCCGTAATGGCAAGGCGCAGGGGATAACCGGTAACCGCCACTTTTTCACTGGGGAAAAAACGGGCTGATGACGCAAATGACACCCCGATTCGACTGGCATACCTGGAGATCATGCGATTCAAGCGCCCGGGAACCGCATTCTGTTCGTGGACAAACACCTTGAGTTTCAATATGGAGGCCGCCAGCATCACCGGGGCCGCCACGTAGCCACCACTGCCCACCACGACATCCGGACGAAAACGCTTCAGAATAAAAAAGCTCTTTACCGTTCCCGCCAATATTACCGCCAATGCCCAAGCGGTTTTCAGGTTACGTACTTTTTGGGGCAAACCCATGGACGGTACGGTCACAAAACCCATCGGCTGGGGCATTCTTGGAACAATGCGCGCCTCCGCGCCCCGCCGTGTTCCAATATAGAGAAAAGATGCCTGTGGATGTGCGGCTTTGATTGTTTCGTAGATGGCGATGTTGGGATATACGTGACCGCCGGTCCCGCCACCGGTAAACACGATCCTCTTGGCTGTCATATTGCCTGCCAGTATACCACAGGCGACAAGGTTTTTACACGAAGTCGGCCACTGGATTTACTCGTGGGCGGAACGCCATGTCGATAACTTCCTCGAGCGCATCTTGTCAGAATTCAAGCCACAACAGGAGGCTGCAACAGGTGGGCGATGTAGTCGGCATAGAGACGCACAACGGGCAATGTTCGACTGGAAAAGTCACGGAAAGGCGGGTTGAAACGTGCGACCCGGCGGATCAATTCCGTCGGCTCATCCCCCAGGGACATTCCCCGCAGGCGATTTTCATACGGACTCAAATCGTCCATCACAGCTGCGATGCCGTCATGAAAGTGTTTGGATTCGATACGGCCATCCCGATAGGCCCGCAGCATGCCGTGAGCCACCACATTGACCGGCAGTATCTTCACCAAGTCCAGACATGCTTTGCGGGTTTGTTCCGCCAGGGAGCGACGGTCGATATGCGTCAACGAGGACACGTTCAGGGGCATCCCGAAAGAGACATAAACATCACCTATATGGCGGAACATCTTCAATGAATCTCGAACGTGCAGGGTCAAGGGTCCGCTGCGGCGCCGGATCATTTCCCGGTCTTCTCGAACCTTCGCGTAATCTACGTTCACCGGAACAATAAAAACCGGAGGTATCTTCTCATCTCCATGTCCTTTTTGTACTCGGGCATATTCCAGCACGGCTTCAAAAACCGCCGGAAAAAAAGGTCCGTGGCAATGATGGTCGGAAATGCACCGACGCGTGCCTTCGGGAAACACCAGAACCGACCTGCGCGTTTCGAGCAAAGAAAAAACGGAGTCCCGCAATTGCCGGGCAGACAGGATCAGATCCCGGCGATTGCGGGGACGTCGGATCAGGAAACCGCCGGCCCGCTCCACGATACCCTGAAAAAAACGACCGCGAACCAGATTGTCGCCCATGCCGACCCAGGGCACTTCCATTCCGGATATGGTCAATGCCACCTGAATGCCCGTGGTTTCCCAAAGACTCTTGTGCAAAGCGGCGTAAAGAAATACCGCCCCCTTGTCCTCTGTTTTTTTCAATTCCGGATTAAACTCCAGGTGGGGGCGGCACCACAAGCGAAACCCCCAAATCCCGAACCGTCTCGCCAATCCAAAGATCAACCGGTTGCGGGGCGGGATATGGGTTTTGCGGCTTCTGTGCATGGATTTCCAAATATCGTTGATTGTAGCACCATTCAGTGAAGTTGGCAAAGACGATTCCCCCTGTTCCGGCAATTGGGAGAATCGCTTTATTCTGGTAAGAAAGAGGTTTTATGACATCTTGACTTGATCCCGCAGCCTTGACCACCATGCCTGATTTTTTTTGTTGCCGCTCTCTTGCCAAAATTTCCGCTTTGGATTCCTTGAATCACCCATCCCGAGCCGGCGTGCAGGGAACGGGGCAAGCATTGGAGAAACGGGCGCACAACACCACGGATCCCGCCTGGGCTGACATCGAAAAACATTGATGCACCACCTGGAACACTTTGACGTCCTCCCCGGCGATCATGGTGCTCATGGGACCGGGATACACGGCAATTCCCGGCACAGATAACCCATCAACAAACAACTTAACCCGTTCACCCACCGCATCCGATCCCAGTGGGTAGAAATTCAATTCAGCCTGGATATGCACAGCTTCACCCCCACAGCCAGAAAGGCGCCATCGTGACACCCGAGCCGTTGCTGGATCAGGTCCAGCCACTTCCCGACCAACGGCGGCCATTTCAAAGAAAATGGATATGCACAGGGAATTACCCGTACCCGGCCCAGGGGTCTCAGGAGATTGAGAAGTTCTTCAGCAGAAAAGAAACGCGCTGCCGCATAAGGCGAATCGGGTTGATGCATACGTGCCCGGTTGAATGGTGATTCCGCGTTTAATACCCCTAGAATCAATTTGCCGCCGAATCGCGTACAACGAATCATCTCTCTGATTACAATTTCCGGGTTTTCGGCAAACTCCAGTGAGGTTATGGCCGCGGAAACATCGAAGCAATCGTCTCTGAAGGGAAGATCATGGGCATCGACTTGGTGAAAAGTCGCCCCCGGAACGGCTTTCTTTTGGGCAATGCCAACCATCTCCGCCGCGATATCTACTCCGGTCACGTGTAATCCCGCTTGGGCGAAAAAAAGGCTCCACCAGCCGGTACCGGAACCGATTTCCAGCAAAGTCCCTGCGCGGGGAATGCGTTTCAATAAACGCGATACGGCCTTTTTCTCGAGGATATCAAAGCGCCTGCCTTCATAACTCTCGTACCATTCGTCGTATCGGCCCGCCACCGCACCGAAATCAAAGCTTGTTTTCAAATTCATTTTAATCAAAACCATTTTCACGGCTGCATAAGAGCAAACCGCCACCTTCTACACGC is a window of Candidatus Aminicenantes bacterium DNA encoding:
- a CDS encoding class I SAM-dependent methyltransferase, whose translation is MVLIKMNLKTSFDFGAVAGRYDEWYESYEGRRFDILEKKAVSRLLKRIPRAGTLLEIGSGTGWWSLFFAQAGLHVTGVDIAAEMVGIAQKKAVPGATFHQVDAHDLPFRDDCFDVSAAITSLEFAENPEIVIREMIRCTRFGGKLILGVLNAESPFNRARMHQPDSPYAAARFFSAEELLNLLRPLGRVRVIPCAYPFSLKWPPLVGKWLDLIQQRLGCHDGAFLAVGVKLCISRLN